In Populus nigra chromosome 1, ddPopNigr1.1, whole genome shotgun sequence, one genomic interval encodes:
- the LOC133681145 gene encoding E3 ubiquitin-protein ligase DIS1-like: MTIRNKPEVIDPPQNKDMTDIFECVNSPAKTALKPNVTVSSSVHELLECPVCLNAMYPPIHQCSNGHTLCSSCKPRVHDRCPICRHELGNIRCLALEKVAASLELPCIYQSFGCIGIYPYHSKSKHESQCVFRPYSCPYSGSECTAIGDIPYLVAHLKDDHKVDMHNGSTFNHRYVKSNPHEVENATWMLTVFSCFGQYFCLHFEAFHLGMSPVYIAFLRFMGDDNEAKNHSYRLQVCGSGRKMTWQGVPRSIRDSHRKVRDSFDGLVIQRNMALLFSGGDRKELKLRVTGRIWKEQ, translated from the exons ATGACAATCCGAAATAAGCCTGAGGTTATTGATCCTCCTCAAAATAAAGACATGACAGATATCTTTGAATGTGTAAACAGTCCTGCTAAGACAGCTTTAAAACCTAATGTGACTGTGTCTAGCAGTGTTCATGAATTATTGGAGTGTCCCGTGTGCTTAAATGCCATGTATCCTCCAATTCATCAG TGTTCAAATGGTCACACATTATGTTCCAGTTGCAAGCCCAGAGTTCATGACCGATGCCCCATTTGCAGGCATGAACTTGGCAACATTAGATGTCTTGCGCTAGAGAAAGTTGCTGCATCTCTTGAACTTCCATGTATTTATCAGAGTTTTGGGTGCATAGGAATATACCCTTATCACAGCAAGTCAAAACATGAATCCCAATGTGTTTTTAGACCGTATAGCTGCCCATATTCTGGATCAGAATGCACGGCTATTGGTGATATTCCTTATCTGGTGGCACATTTGAAAGATGATCACAAAGTTGACATGCATAATGGCAGTACTTTCAACCACAGATATGTCAAATCAAATCCACATGAAGTTGAGAACGCAACATGGATGCTGACG GTTTTTAGCTGTTTTGGTCAGTATTTTTGTCTGCATTTTGAAGCATTCCACCTCGGGATGTCCCCAGTCTACATAGCATTCCTGAGGTTTATGGGCGATGACAATGAGGCAAAGAACCATAGTTACCGTCTTCAAGTATGTGGAAGTGGTAGGAAGATGACATGGCAAGGGGTGCCTAGGAGCATTAGGGATAGCCACCGGAAGGTTCGGGACAGTTTTGATGGTCTTGTTATCCAGCGCAACATGGCCCTTTTATTCTCTGGTGGAGATCGGAAGGAATTGAAGCTTCGGGTGACTGGTCGGATTTGGAAAGAACAGTGA